In one Nocardia tengchongensis genomic region, the following are encoded:
- the sigM gene encoding RNA polymerase sigma factor SigM, with the protein MRPRPRTVDTRARQSSDRELLAAHAGGAPHAFAELLRRHRDHLYQTALRASYSPEDAADSLQDALLSAHRSAAAFRGDAEVRSWLHRIVVNACLDRIRRNKLRRTEPLSEDTADEPPCPRDDFAALEASLLVDAALFTLPADQRTALVAVELEGYSIADAAVLLGIPEGTVKSRCARGRRRLETKLRE; encoded by the coding sequence ATCCGGCCACGCCCGCGCACCGTCGACACCCGCGCGCGCCAATCCAGCGACCGTGAACTGCTGGCCGCCCACGCCGGCGGCGCACCACACGCCTTCGCCGAACTCCTGCGCCGCCACCGCGACCACCTCTATCAGACCGCGCTACGCGCCTCCTACAGTCCCGAGGACGCCGCCGACTCACTGCAGGACGCCCTGCTGTCCGCGCACCGCAGCGCGGCCGCCTTCCGCGGCGACGCCGAAGTCCGCAGCTGGCTGCACCGCATCGTGGTCAACGCCTGCCTGGACCGCATCCGCCGCAACAAGCTGCGCCGCACCGAACCGCTCTCCGAGGACACCGCCGACGAACCACCCTGCCCGCGAGACGATTTCGCGGCCCTGGAAGCCAGCCTGCTGGTCGACGCGGCGCTGTTCACCCTGCCCGCCGACCAGCGCACCGCCCTGGTCGCGGTGGAACTGGAGGGCTACTCCATCGCGGATGCCGCTGTCCTGCTGGGCATCCCGGAGGGCACCGTGAAGAGCCGCTGCGCGCGCGGACGGCGGCGACTCGAGACGAAACTTCGCGAATAG